The Chelonoidis abingdonii isolate Lonesome George chromosome 12, CheloAbing_2.0, whole genome shotgun sequence DNA segment gtgcaatctctttatcatgaaagtgcaacttacaaatgtggaataatttgttttttacataactgcactcaaaaactttagagcttacaagtccactcagtcttacttttcgttcagccaatcgctcagacaaacaagtttggttacaatttgcaggagataatgccacctgaaagtgagaacaggcatccaCGTGGCACTGTTGCAGGCggcattgtaaggtatttacatgccagatatgctaaacatttgtatgccccttcatgcttcggacacccttccagaggacatgcttccggGCTGAtaacgggttctgcttgataataatccaaagcagtgagaactgatgcatgttcattttcatcatctgagttagataccatcagcagaaggttgattttctttttgggagGATTTGGGTTCTCTAGTTCCCTAATtggagtgttactcttttaagactcttgacagcatgctccatacctcgtccctctcagattttagaaggcacttcagattttaaaccttgggttgagagCTGTAGTTAGCTTTAGAAATCTCCTACCAGTACTTTCTGTGTGTTtggtcaaatctgcagtgaatgtgttcttaaatcgaacaacatatgctgggtcatcatctgagactgccgtaacatgaaatatatacatCAAGgcattcagtcacaaattaaagcattattttttaaacaagcatcagcagcatggaagcatgtcctctggagtggtggctgaagcatgaaggggcgtaTGAACATTTAGCAGaatggtattatattattgtttaacagtctgatgaaaattgcgattaattttgttaattgtttgacagccctaataaaataaCCCCCCGAAACTGACATTTCGCTAATATTACCTTGAGATTAATGCTGAAGATTCCCCTTACACGGTTTcctttgaataaaaaaactgtgagtaataaaagaaaatgctttttgtttGCAATTACATGACTTGTTGAGGCAAAACTATATATACATCTATTTATCACTCAGGCCTTTTTGAGCTTTGCAAAAGAATTAATAGGTGTTATAAAAGTTATGTGCCATGATATTCAAATAGTGCAGTACcacttctattaaaaaaaagtacaaaactgactttttgttgcaacagtttttctttaaatagtcACATGACACAAACAACATACCACACAGGATAACATGTGTGACGTGAAACAAACttgcaattgtttttaaaaatgctattacATGGAAATAAGAAAAGCCCATGTTTCAAATCTTAGTCGGTGTTTAATTAGAAGCAGAGTCtgcatttctgttgcttggcaaccatatcttcaCAAAAGTTAGGAGTCattccagctgttgcattcctgaaggATTAAAATAATGAATTCGCTGGgcttattaaaaagaaagtttttagcTTGTTTTCTTTGCtcgtttgttgttttttttccagttgctttGTCTTTTCCAGCGATGGAGGCGGCTGTAATAACTgtaacttttcacttttaaaaggaAGAGAGGGCAGAAGTGAAGGGAGGCGGGGGTAAGGGGTAAGAAGCAAGGTAGGAAGGGAGGGAGACCTAAACCAAGGGAAATTAGCAAACTCTGTCATGTTGTCTTAAAGTACAGGCAGCAGCCGTGAGTGTAGTAAATGGAGAGAGGATATAAAGGAAAACATAACCAGTGGGGTAGAATTCAGATTATATTATGAGCTGTGAGCGAGGAGTGAGGCTCCGGGCGTGAAACACGATGGGAACCCGCACCCCTGGTTTTGATCCTGGCTCTCAGCGGACAGTGGGGGTTGTTGCCTGCTCATGAAAAACTTGTTTGTTCCCCTGTGTCTGTTACTTTTGTCTGCCTGCCAACTGGGTTGCAGGAGCGCCCTGGCCAGCTGCAGTTAACTGTTTCTGGGCACCTCCATGCATTAATGCAGCAACCCCAGGTGTTTACTCGCTCGCTCTCGGGGTTCCACTTGGAAGTTCTTTGTTATCACTCCCCTGCGATCGAATCCAGCTCCCGTCTCCTCATGCGCTCTGTCACCTGGACCATTTTTAACCTCATCCGATTTACCAGTCCAGTGACAGTATTGTTTGCTGCTTCCCACTCCTGGGCACTCCCGTTCGGCCTAGGTCTCGGTTCAGGCTTTACCGGAGCCTGGCACTTATCCGATGGTCGGCCTCTGCCCGTGGCTTGTTGGGTGGCTGGTTCGGGTCATTCCCAATGTCCCCATTGCAGCCCCGTTCCAGCCATTCCATGTTCCAGCTTTTAACTCTGCTTTGGCCACCACGTTTCCTTCCTGTATCCATTGTTCAGACACTACAAAAGTGCTCGAGTTTGTTGTTGCCCAGCAAGACTCAGACCAGGGGGCTGCAGATCCCTCTGTCGCAGGTTCTCTACAGCTGTTTCCAACCATCTGTGCTGTCCCGGGGCCTGCCGTAAGGTACCACGTCTCTGCACTGCTGGCTTCCCGGGCTCTGCTGTGTCTCTTGTTTCTTTTCACTCTTTTTCTGTCCCTGTTACTAGCCCCTAGCGGGTCATCTTAACCATTTAACTGCCACAGCCACAGTTTGCAATATTGTCCATTTCTAGCTCTTCTTACTTTTCAAGGCTACAATCTCGGCCTGAGCCTTACAGATTTGCTGGGCAATTGTCATGGCGCTCACACCTGATTCTGGTCTCTCTAGCAACCCAGGAGCACTTCCCCTGCGGGCCCATGGGGCAGAGTTTGCAGCCAGAGCCGTCCGGGGAGAGGAGCGGTAAGAGATGCGTCGTTAACAAAACTGACCATTCTGGGCCCTGGTTCTGCACGGAGCCTTCACGACATCAGCCAATAATAACAGCCCACGTCCTAGGGTCTCCCTTCAGTGTAATGCAACATTTTCTTGGcaccctccctttttcccctctgaGCCCCTCAGACTCACGCAGAACCAATCATCCGCAGCCACACTCACCTACCACAGCGAGAGaccgtccctgccccagctgagatcagggtcccattgtgccaggtgctgcacagatacACAGcgagaaacagtccctgccccagctgagatcagggccccattgtgccaggcgctgcacagacacacacacagagacaaccctgcccccaaggagtttacagtctaactagacaagacgAGGACTGTTTCCCCTGTTTTGCAGCTGGGTTACTGAGGCCTAAGCAGATGAAGGCTCAGATGTGGAGCTGGGTGGGAAAACGTCAAGACAATGTGAGTTTGTAGGTAGATTTTAGAGCACGTAGAGTCGCTGACCTTTATCATCATAGCAGAACTGGGCCCCATCTTTCTCTCTagcccccccccacatccccatcctTCCCTCTCGCAGACAGCAGCAGGTCTTGTATCCCCAGCAGCAGGTACTCCCCAGCCTTCCCAGGACATGGGCTCCTAGCTGAGGTCTCTGGGGCTGGTGGGCCCATACTGACAGCAGCTGCTTTTGCTTTGGAGGTGGAAGAAAGCTGGCCGAGATGGCAgaggagggctctgagctggAAAGGGGCCTCCATGCCATTGTGGGCAGCTTCTACAGATACGCCGAGGGCCCGCCTGGAGCAAAGGTGCTGGACCAGGAGGCTTTCCAGACTTTGCTCAGCAATGAGCTGAGCCATCAGCTCACAGTGAGACCCAGCTACTGGCTCCCCAAGGCGACTGGAGACATCAACCACTGGCTCCTAGTAAAGGGGGGGGTGTCTCTCTGTGACCTTCAGCCCTGCCCTCCAGTGCCCTGCTGTCCCTGCCTTGGGCTCCCCGCCAGCTctactggtgcccctcaatcctgacctacaGCAccttgctgtcccagcccagggatcccCCCACAACTCTGcgagtgcccctcactcccaacccagaGAACCCGATTAGCCCAGCCCTGGCTTCCCCCCGCAACCCAGCACTCTGCTGgctcccctcagtcccagcccacaTCCCCCTGCTCTCCCAAGATTTAGCTCTGCTccgcacagctctgccaatggcaCTAAAACCTGACCCACAGACCCCCCCTCGCTATGCCAGCTCTgactccccacagccctgccaatgAGCCTCGAGCTTGACTTGTATCTCACttctcctacacacacacacaagtttgtgtgtggggagcccTGCTAGTCTGACCCTCtacagcagggggcagcagcgcGCACACACtcgcacagacacacacccagcAGTAAAGCCTGTTACTGATCCACGTGCCCGATGGGTCCCCAGTAGTCACTTTCTGTTTTCTTGGTGAGCTTTAGAACCCAGAGGACCAGAAGGCAGCGCTGGACATGTTTAAGATGGTGGATGCCAACAACGATCAGAAAATCTCCTTCGACGAGTACTGGGATCTCATCGTAGAGATTTGCCGAGTGATCCGGCGCAGACATTATAACGAGTAGTGACTGAGGAGCTGTgtctggtggggaaactgaggcacatgccTCAACGGGAAATGCCCCCAAATCCTTTGCCTGATGCACTCAAAGCAAATCTGCACCTCCCctacacccccacacccccactaAACCCAGAGACCTTAATCTGTCTGCTTGCcaggaccccccacccccttccctgttccGCACTTCTCGTGCTTCTGGAGCTGCCCCTATCCCCCTTGCCTGGATCCCACCCTTTGGTCTTTGCTCACATGCTGCCCACCTTGTCACAgtccaatggccccctccctcaggtCCCCTGGGGAGGCAGATCAGCACTGTATGTTGCTAACGCTGTTGCAAGCATCACAAGGTATTTTGGGAAGGGTTAAAGGTGTGAGTGCGGAGTAGatgattcctttgcaggttgcgagaggccaaagggggaggaaggaagagaacagACAATGGGTTACCTTGACACTTCAGCTCCGAAGAGAAGATGCTGGCCCCAGTCCAAGGTCACAGCGCTTGACAAGctgagcagggctgcagagatTGCAAAAACGAGCAAGACGGCAAAGTCAGCGAATGAGAAAACGAAGTcccacatccctgcagccagtgtgttttgggaaagctgagGAGGCCACAGAAAGCAGGTTTGGACTGAtacaaagagcaccaggaacagaggtCCCTGAACGAAACACCCCCAAAAGagcccaggacttaaaaaccctccCGAGAGCCAAAGCAAGTTGGAGAAAAACAGCAGACCCTGGATGACCCGTGCATGGGACAAAAActcctgtccacctctccccATCTTCTTCTTACGTTACACCCCAGCTTGGCCAGCCTCGGGTAGTGCGGGTGTGAGTATGAAAgggggttagggcttggggcactaatgctttcttccttcctctgagtgacaTGGGAACCCCCAGCACTCTCTGCTCTTATTTcattaataaagttttaaaacttAGACACTTGGTGtgctccatcatctcctcccctACCGATCCTgcggcctcagcctgatcacctgacgcctcagacagatttttgttaccaatctCCCCCACTGCTGGGAGTCACCCTATGCACCCCAAATCCGCCCTGGCCTCTGCTCTCCATGTCACCtacctctcctccagccctggcaTGGGAGCCTCACACGACCCAGCTCTCCATTGCTGGGATCTTTCCCTGACCCCCTACAGCCTGCTCTCCCCGTGCCACCCACTGCCCTGCTATCACTCGGTAACATGGCTTGAATAAAGAGTCCGCTCTGAGCTCTGGCCGCGTCTCTGTTCTTACTGCAGCCCAGATGGGATGGGTCAGTTCTGGTGGGTGGACATGCAGTACAGCATACAGCCAGAAGAGGGCAGTGAGTCCACTCCCAGGCCAGCCACATCATTGTCATGCTGCAGGAGGGACTGGGACAGGCCAAGTTCTGGGACCTTCTCAGCTgatctgctgccctcccagcacccaCCCTGCCATCCACACCTGCTATCTGGCCTTCCCAACCTATCTTCCACCCACACCTACTTTGTAACCTTCCCATGTGCTCCGTGACTTTCCCAGATTGATGCATTTTGAGCGCAGACACTGTGTGACCTATGTCAGTCCTcaagcagctgtcccacaatgccctctCTGGTCACAACTGTGAACACTACTGCCCAGGGATCATACAGACAGGAAaccatcccctgcccccacctccttaAAAATCCTGCATACtttttgaaatgctttttctGATTGCCCACCGGTAATGGCCATATCACAAGTCTTTGCTTTGGGAGCTGGGGAAAGGAGAATCCATCACTCCTTTGGCACATGCATcagtccctgtggcccctggaaaGCAAGTTTTCTAAGAGTTGAAGGAAAGGCTGAAACCCAATTGTTGAAAGATCAAAATCTACTTGGAAAGACACTGAGGGTCATTGGTGATTGCTTGGAAGGTTTTGTTCAGTGAAAGGAGCTCTGTAATAAGGGGCTAGACATTATGATGAAGTGTGTTATAAAAACATGGGATTAAGATGAAAGGAAGAAACTGGGAGAGATTCTTCAATTTATAAATCCTGTGGCTTTGCGTTTTGTTTTCCTCGTTTGGTTTGTTACAGATCCGGTATCGTTGTTCATATAAGCAGGGCTTGAACTGGACTGGCTgagtttgcatttaaaaaatacaaaaggatGGCACTCGAGCAGTTAACATCGCAAAGGATGCACTGAAAAGAGCGCTCCAAGGCTACTGCTTCATCAATGCCTGCCTGAGTTTGCAAGAGCCTAAGACAATAGCCCTGTGGAGTGTGAACAGCCCCATGCATCTAAATAGGGGCTAACTCGGATGCCACAGATATTGTAAAATGTCAACACTTAATTATTTGACTGCTCAAAGGCTGTAGGAAAGGAGAGGAAACATCATATGAGGAAGAGCTTCACAATCTACTCTAGGTGAGCACACATTTCAGTGCCGTGAGATGTTAGCACTTGGGAGATACCACCATTTAtattctccacacacacaaattaagaAGGAGCCAGTAGAATTCACAGagccacaaaaatattttgagcATCTGCACCATTGCTGGTGAATGGCATTGAATTTCAGGATCACCAGTGGGCAGGGCTTATTTTGTGGGCAGAGCTTGGAAGCAtgtcattctctttttattttctcagtgCAGCCCCTGCATCTTGGCATGTCCGAAATACCAGAAGTCAGCAGAGCGATGCATCAGACAGGGAGCTGTCAGCCAACTGTGGAGCGACGCTAGCCCAGGGGAGATGATTCCAGGAAGCGATGGGTATTACAGTGAAAACAAGACATGGCCCTAACTACAACTAGCGGAAGGCTTGGGAAGGAAGTAAAATTTCTAGGAGGAGAGGTGGAAAGGAGTGCATGCAGGAGCAACAGAGGAAGAGGGAgacagcaggagcagctgggcaAAAGGATTGTGGGAGGCTGGGGTTCAAAGGGGGAGGGGATCAGTGGCTTGAAGAAAAACACAGCCTCTCCTGAAATTTGCAATCAAGCCTTGAAACTGCAGGGCTGTGAATGGGTGATATTAAAGTCCTGCTGTCAGtgaccagttctgggcagtgcaggacTGGAGAACCACCGCCATGCCTGCAGGTAGTGGAAGTGAGTGGCTGCTAGCCTGAGAAGGGGTGTTGTTGTACAGACAGGATCTtctcagggggcaagacaaagataccacatttattatgataacaatttgatttacgaccaataactaatatcttaatccttatacacactCATTATACCTAATACTTATACACACATTATATACATCCATCAGATGTTCttcagctgctgcatagttaccagtcctgaacatAGCTTGAGtcagtggcttgattttgcagcttgggttcgtagcttgtggtggctaactggccaggaaagccggacACAAGGacgagctgggtctctgttgggcctgcaccgatgcccttccatgttggcagcagagtgttaccctccaaagtcttccatctcccccatcctttttgtaggctttagtttgaatccagagtctataggtcttgctgtgtcatgctgcctctgggtttgatcacccgtcaattgcaggtgtgactttcagcctccgccctggctttgatcttccttctattgtaccttttctttttagggtggactctggccatggctacacttggaaatgtgcagcgctgggagttacagctgtggtcgtacagctgtgtaggaacagcgctgcagtgtgtccacactgacagctaccagcgctgcagtgtggccacatttgcagcagttgcagcgctgttgggagtggtgcattgtgggNNNNNNNNNNNNNNNNNNNNNNNNNNNNNNNNNNNNNNNNNNNNNNNNNNNNNNNNNNNNNNNNNNNNNNNNNNNNNNNNNNNNNNNNNNNNNNNNNNNNNNNNNNNNNNNNNNNNNNNNNNNNNNNNNNNNNNNNNNNNNNNNNNNNNNNNNNNNNNNNNNNNNNNNNNNNNNNNNNNNNNNNNNNNNNNNNNNNNNNNNNNNNNNNNNNNNNNNNNNNNNNNNNNNNNNNNNNNNNNNNNNNNNNNNNNNNNNNNNNNNNNNNNNNNNNNNNNNNNNNNNNNNNNNNNNNNNNNNNNNNNNNNNNNNNNNNNNNNNNNNNNNNNNNNNNNNNNNNNNNNNNNNNNNNNNNNNNNNNNNNNNNNNNNNNNNNNNNNNNNNNNNNNNNNNNNNNNNNNNNNNNNNNNNNNNNNNNNNNNNNNNNNNNNNNNNNNNNNNNNNNNNNNNNNNNNNNNNNNNNNNNNNNNNNNNNNNNNNNNNNNNNNNNNNNNNNNNNNNNNNNNNNNNNNNNNNNNNNNNNNNNNNNNNNNNNNNNNNNNNNNNNNNNNNNNNNNNNNNNNNNNNNNNNNNNNNNNNNNNNNNNNNNNNNNNNNNNNNNNNNNNNNNNNNNNNNNNNNNNNNNNNNNNNNNNNNNNNNNNNNNNNNNNNNNNNNNNNNNNNNNNNNNNNNNNNNNNNNNNNNNNNNNNNNNNNNNNNNNNNNNNNNNNNNNNNNNNNNNNNNNNNNNNNNNNNNNNNNNNNNNNNNNNNNNNNNNNNNNNNNNNNNNNNNNNNNNNNNNNNNNNNNNNNNNNNNNNNNNNNNNNNNNNNNNNNNNNNNNNNNNNNNNNNNNNNNNNNNNNNNNNNNNNNNNNNNNNNNNNNNNNNNNNNNNNNNNNNNNNNNNNNNNNNNNNNNNNNNNNNNNNNNNNNNNNNNNNNNNNNNNNNNNNNNNNNNNNNNNNNNNNNNNNNNNNNNNNNNNNNNNNNNNNNNNNNNNNNNNNNNNNNNNNNNNNNNNNNNNNNNNNNNNNNNNNNNNNNNNNNNNNNNNNNNNNNNNNNNNNNNNNNNNNNNNNNNNNNNNNNNNNNNNNNNNNNNNNNNNNNNNNNNNNNNNNNNNNNNNNNNNNNNNNNNNNNNNNNNNNNNNNNNNNNNNNNNNNNNNNNNNNNNNNNNNNNNNNNNNNNNNNNNNNNNNNNNNNNNNNNNNNNNNNNNNNNNNNNNNNNNNNNNNNNNNNNNNNNNNNNNNNNNNNNNNNNNNNNNNNNNNNNNNNNNNNNNNNNNNNNNNNNNNNNNNNNNNNNNNNNNNNNNNNNNNNNNNNNNNNNNNNNNNNNNNNNNNNNNNNNNNNNNNNNNNNNNNNNNNNNNNNNNNNNNNNNNNNNNNNNNNNNNNNNNNNNNNNNNNNNNNNNNNNNNNNNNNNNNNNNNNNNNNNNNNNNNNNNNNNNNNNNNNNNNNNNNNNNNNNNNNNNNNNNNNNNNNNNNNNNNNNNNNNNNNNNNNNNNNNNNNNNNNNNNNNNNNNNNNNNNNNNNNNNNNNNNNNNNNNNNNNNNNNNNNNNNNNNNNNNNNNNNNNNNNNNNNNNNNNNNNNNNNNNNNNNNNNNNNNNNNNNNNNNNNNNNNNNNNNNNNNNNNNNNNNNNNNNNNNNNNNNNNNNNNNNNNNNNNNNNNNNNNNNNNNNNNNNNNNNNNNNNNNNNNNNNNNNNNNNNNNNNNNNNNNNNNNNNNNNNNNNNNNNNNNNNNNNNNNNNNNNNNNNNNNNNNNNNNNNNNNNNNNNNNNNNNNNNNNNNNNNNNNNNNNNNNNNNNNNNNNNNNNNNNNNNNNNNNNNNNNNNNNNNNNNNNNNNNNNNNNNNNNNNNNNNNNNNNNNNNNNNNNNNNNNNNNNNNNNNNNNNNNNNNNNNNNNNNNNNNNNNNNNNNNNNNNNNNNNNNNNNNNNNNNNNNNNNNNNNNNNNNNNNNNNNNNNNNNNNNNNNNNNNNNNNNNNNNNNNNNNNNNNNNNNNNNNNNNNNNNNNNNNNNNNNNNNNNNNNNNNNNNNNNNNNNNNNNNNNNNNNNNNNNNNNNNNNNNNNNNNNNNNNNNNNNNNNNNNNNNNNNNNNNNNNNNNNNNNNNNNNNNNNNNNNNNNNNNNNNNNNNNNNNNNNNNNNNNNNNNNNNNNNNNNNNNNNNNNNNNNNNNNNNNNNNNNNNNNNNNNNNNNNNNNNNNNNNNNNNNNNNNNNNNNNNNNNNNNNNNNNNNNNNNNNNNNNNNNNNNNNNNNNNNNNN contains these protein-coding regions:
- the LOC116829211 gene encoding protein S100-A16-like; translation: MGQSLQPEPSGERSGGRKLAEMAEEGSELERGLHAIVGSFYRYAEGPPGAKVLDQEAFQTLLSNELSHQLTNPEDQKAALDMFKMVDANNDQKISFDEYWDLIVEICRVIRRRHYNE